From Fibrobacter sp., the proteins below share one genomic window:
- a CDS encoding carbon starvation protein A has product MITFLIGIAILIGGYFTYGKFVEHVFGPDDRKTPAIANPDGVDRVPMKHWKNMLIQLLNIAGIGPVIGVILGIKFGAIVFIILPLGNVLGGAVHDYFSGMISMRNNGYNVPALSQKFLGKVPSKIVIALISVALILVGAVFTNTPAQLVNTPIIAGSAVSPTLFWIAVAVIFAYYFTSTFFPIDKVIGRIYPIFGGMLILASLGIMIGIAPNLNVLDEINLSDIASNFTQHPGHQPIIPMLFVTIACGIISGFHSTQSPLVARTEVTEKTGRQTFYGMMIIEGLIGMIWAAGGMFIYHMQPELMTAGGVKVLSVLVSTVIPFAPISVLVVVGVIILAITSGDTSLRSLRLTIAELFGIDQADPKKRLLLTVPMFTICLAIIFWSNLNPQGFNILWNYFSWSNQLMAVCSLCVATVYLRSKGKNFWITLFPCLFMSFICLAYILWVSPENLKGAPVGFGLNYNLALVLAAIGAVVLVTFLCLRGKKLSNDKSFNPDKW; this is encoded by the coding sequence ATGATTACATTCCTTATCGGTATCGCGATTCTTATCGGCGGATACTTTACCTACGGAAAGTTTGTCGAACATGTCTTCGGCCCTGACGACCGCAAGACTCCGGCAATCGCAAACCCGGACGGCGTTGACCGCGTCCCGATGAAGCACTGGAAGAACATGCTCATCCAGCTTCTGAACATCGCGGGCATCGGGCCCGTCATCGGCGTGATTCTCGGCATCAAGTTCGGAGCAATCGTCTTCATCATCCTCCCGCTGGGCAACGTGCTCGGCGGTGCGGTGCACGACTACTTCAGCGGCATGATCAGCATGCGCAACAACGGCTACAACGTGCCCGCGCTCTCGCAGAAGTTCCTCGGCAAGGTTCCCTCGAAAATCGTGATCGCGCTCATCTCGGTCGCGCTCATCCTCGTGGGCGCCGTATTCACGAACACGCCCGCGCAGCTCGTGAACACGCCCATCATCGCAGGTTCCGCAGTATCGCCCACGCTGTTCTGGATTGCGGTCGCCGTGATTTTCGCCTACTACTTCACCAGCACATTCTTCCCCATCGACAAGGTCATCGGGCGCATCTACCCGATTTTCGGCGGGATGCTCATCCTCGCCTCCCTCGGCATCATGATCGGCATCGCCCCGAACCTGAACGTCCTTGACGAAATCAACCTCTCCGACATCGCCTCGAACTTCACGCAGCATCCGGGTCACCAGCCCATTATCCCGATGCTCTTCGTGACAATCGCCTGCGGCATCATCAGCGGTTTCCACAGCACGCAGAGTCCGCTCGTCGCCCGCACCGAAGTGACCGAGAAGACCGGCCGCCAGACGTTCTACGGCATGATGATTATCGAAGGCCTCATCGGCATGATCTGGGCAGCCGGCGGCATGTTCATCTACCACATGCAACCCGAACTCATGACAGCCGGCGGCGTGAAAGTCTTGAGCGTTCTCGTCTCGACGGTCATCCCGTTCGCCCCGATTTCCGTTCTCGTCGTGGTGGGTGTCATCATCCTCGCGATTACGAGCGGTGACACGAGCCTCAGGAGCCTGCGCCTCACTATCGCGGAACTCTTCGGCATCGACCAGGCCGACCCGAAAAAGCGCCTGCTGCTCACCGTCCCGATGTTCACCATCTGCCTTGCCATCATCTTCTGGAGCAACCTCAACCCGCAGGGCTTCAACATCCTGTGGAACTACTTCAGCTGGAGCAACCAGCTCATGGCGGTTTGCAGCCTGTGCGTCGCAACCGTTTACCTCCGCAGCAAGGGCAAGAACTTCTGGATTACGCTTTTCCCGTGCCTGTTCATGTCGTTCATCTGCCTCGCCTACATCCTTTGGGTGAGCCCCGAGAACCTGAAGGGCGCCCCTGTCGGATTCGGCCTCAACTACAACCTGGCGCTCGTACTCGCCGCCATCGGTGCGGTCGTACTCGTCACGTTCCTTTGCCTGCGCGGCAAGAAACTTTCGAACGACAAGTCCTTCAACCCTGACAAGTGGTAA
- a CDS encoding DUF6588 family protein, translating to MKTLAKLTFAFLLGATSFATAMDEKGWASIYEALAAFEDRPGVVGAPFNRPGYVKPIIDNLGNVLNSNWYVSANVPQSLAFEFGLPVALIPINSEDRTFTEYNILGQPSEVPTIFGGKWDPITDPAGQNIYGNETLNGLSVFSYPYLQLGVSMFHARIVLRGMWLPPISELRGFSLIGFGLQYSFGRWFQYMLPKAAQGLDVSLVFGYNSSSISYRPKDYTGQLNLDVGATTFDVVIGYKPFNFFEVMMTLGYQSATMKSSGHLEQEANPNMYINPNISVDGNCGFKFGLALAFQLGKTYHPVVSFDYAGKSSFTTNVIYLRQQFGEDKTPDEIAKDKGYVRGAKKEESNAAVEQANQEAQQELDQETEQPAEESAADEPATDDTSAETESEDEIE from the coding sequence ATGAAAACGCTTGCCAAACTCACATTCGCATTTCTGTTAGGGGCCACTTCTTTCGCGACCGCAATGGACGAAAAAGGCTGGGCCTCCATATACGAAGCACTCGCCGCCTTCGAAGACAGGCCTGGTGTCGTCGGCGCCCCCTTTAACCGTCCCGGTTACGTGAAGCCCATCATCGACAACCTGGGCAACGTGCTGAACAGCAACTGGTACGTGAGCGCGAACGTGCCGCAAAGCCTCGCATTCGAATTCGGCCTGCCCGTGGCGCTCATTCCCATCAACAGCGAAGACCGCACCTTCACGGAATACAATATTCTCGGCCAGCCGAGCGAAGTCCCGACAATCTTCGGCGGCAAATGGGACCCGATTACCGATCCCGCCGGCCAGAACATCTACGGTAACGAGACCCTGAACGGGCTCAGCGTATTTAGCTATCCCTACCTGCAGCTGGGCGTGAGCATGTTCCATGCGAGAATCGTGCTCCGCGGAATGTGGCTCCCCCCGATCAGCGAACTGCGCGGATTCAGCCTAATCGGTTTCGGCCTGCAGTACAGTTTCGGCAGATGGTTCCAGTACATGCTCCCGAAGGCGGCGCAAGGGCTTGACGTGAGCCTCGTTTTCGGCTACAACTCCAGCAGCATCAGCTACAGACCCAAGGATTACACCGGACAGCTCAACCTTGACGTGGGCGCAACGACATTCGACGTGGTCATCGGTTACAAGCCGTTCAACTTCTTCGAAGTCATGATGACGCTCGGATACCAGTCCGCGACGATGAAGTCCTCCGGTCACCTCGAACAGGAAGCCAATCCGAACATGTACATCAACCCGAACATTTCGGTTGATGGAAATTGCGGATTCAAGTTCGGCCTCGCGCTCGCATTCCAGCTCGGCAAGACATACCACCCGGTCGTCAGTTTCGATTATGCGGGCAAGTCGAGCTTCACAACGAACGTGATTTACCTGCGCCAGCAATTCGGCGAAGACAAGACTCCCGACGAAATCGCGAAGGACAAGGGCTACGTGCGCGGCGCGAAGAAAGAAGAAAGCAACGCCGCCGTGGAACAAGCGAACCAGGAAGCCCAGCAGGAACTAGACCAGGAAACGGAACAGCCCGCAGAAGAATCTGCCGCAGACGAACCTGCCACAGACGACACATCGGCTGAAACCGAATCCGAAGATGAAATTGAATAA